A region from the Tachyglossus aculeatus isolate mTacAcu1 chromosome 5, mTacAcu1.pri, whole genome shotgun sequence genome encodes:
- the NPPA gene encoding natriuretic peptides A, whose translation MGPFTAICAGMLLLLTPQLQGQGLAHPIYESVPNSDLVDFKTLLDRLEDKMPAEEAAMPSQGLNDQNDQIGEALNPLSPWSGDLSPAQSDNAFGRGSWEQPERAALLKNKLRSLLTGPRSLRRFSSCFGSRIDRIGAQSGLGCNSYRSLR comes from the exons ATGGGCCCTTTCACCGCCATTTGCGCtggcatgctgctcctcctgacccCACAGCTCCAAGGCCAAGGCCTGGCCCACCCCATCTACGAGTCCGTGCCCAACAGTGACCTGGTGGACTTCAAG ACCCTGCTGGACCGCTTGGAGGACAAGATGCCCGCGGAAGAGGCAGCCATGCCCTCACAAGGATTAAATGACCAGAACGACCAAATCGGGGAGGCTCTCAACCCCCTGTCGCCCTGGTCCGGGGACCTTAGTCCAGCCCAGAGTGACAACGCTTTTGGACGTGGCTCCTGGGAGCAGCCCGAAAGAGCTGCCCTCCTGAAGAACAAACTCCGGTCCCTTCTGACTGGGCCCCGTAGCCTAAGGAGATTCTCCAGCTGTTTTGGGAGCCGCATTGACAGAATCGGAGCCCAGAGCGGACTTGGCTGCAACAGCTATCGG TCTTTAAGATAA
- the CLCN6 gene encoding chloride transport protein 6 yields CCCCCCCGERESRTPEELTILGETQEEDDEILPRKDYESLDYDRCINDPYLEVLESMDNKKGRWYEAVKWMMVFAIGVCTGLVGLLVDFFVRMFSQLKFRVVQTSVEECSEKGCLALSLLELLGFNLTFIFLASLLVLIQPVAAGSGIPEIKCYLNGIKVPGVVRLRTLVCKVLGVLFSVAGGLFVGKEGPMIHSGAVVGAGLPQFQSISFRKIQCNFPYFRSDRDKRDFVSAGAAAGVAAAFGAPIGGTLFSLEEGSSFWNQGLTWKVLFCSMSATFTLNFFRSGIQFGSWGAFQLPGLLNFGEFKCSDSDKKCHLWTAVDLGFFIVMGVIGGLLGATFNCLNRRLAKYRMRNVHPKPKFVRVLESLLVSLVTTVVVFGASMILGECRQMSSASPSGNSSFHPQNPSEDVNSSIKTFFCPNETYNDMATLFFNPQEAAILQLFHQDSTFSPITLALFFVLYFLLSCWTYGISVPSGLFVPSLLCGAAFGRLVANILKSYVGLDHLYSGTFALIGAAAFLGGVVRMTISLTVILIESTNEITYGLPIMITLMVAKWTGDFFNKGIYDIHVGLRGVPLLDWETEVEMDKLRAGDIMEPNLTYVYPHTRIQSLVSILRTTVHHAFPVVTENRGNEKEFMKGNQLISNNIKFKKSSILTRAGEQRKRSQSMKSYPSSELRNVCDEHVATEELAEKEDLLQQMLERRYTPYPNLYPDQSPSEDWTMEERFRPLTFHGLILRSQLVTLLVRGVCYAESQSSASQPRLSYAEMAEDYPRYPDIHDLDLTLLNPRMIVDVTPYMNPSPFTVSPNTHVSQVFNLFRTMGLRHLPVVNAVGEIVGIITRHNLTREFLQSRLRQHYHTI; encoded by the exons ACTATCCTTGGAGAAACACAGGAGGAAGATGATGAGATCCTCCCACGCAAGGACTATGAG AGTTTGGATTATGATCGCTGTATCAATGATCCCTACCTGGAAGTGTTGGAGAGCATGGATAACAAG AAAGGTCGATGGTATGAGGCCGTGAAGTGGATGATGGTGTTTGCCATTGGAGTCTGCACAGGACTG gTGGGTCTGTTGGTGGACTTCTTCGTGCGAATGTTCTCGCAACTCAAGTTCCGGGTGGTGCAGACTT CAGTGGAAGAGTGCAGTGAAAAGGGGTGCCTGGCCTTATCTCTCCTTGAGCTCTTGGGTTTTAACCTGACATTCATCTTCTTGGCCAGCTTGCTCGTCCTGATTCAG CCAGTGGCAGCGGGCTCTGGGATTCCCGAGATCAAGTGTTACCTGAATGGCATCAAAGTGCCCGGGGTCGTCCGCCTCCGCACCctggtgtgcaaagtgctgggtgtGCTCTTCAGCGTGGCAGGCG GTCTCTTCGTTGGGAAGGAGGGCCCCATGATCCACAGTGGTGCAGTTGTAGGTGCTGGCTTGCCCCAG tTCCAGAGCATCTCCTTCCGGAAGATCCAGTGTAACTTCCCCTATTTTCGAAGTGACCG GGACAAGCGAGACTTTGTGTCGGCAGGAGCCGCCGCAGGCGTTGCTGCAGCTTTTGGGGCCCCAATTGGGGGCACTCTGTTCAGCTTGGAAGAGGGTTCGTCCTTCTGGAACCAGGGACTCACCTGGAaagtg ctctTCTGCTCCATGTCTGCCACCTTCACCCTGAACTTCTTCCGCTCTGGGATTCAGTTTGGAAGTTGGGGTGCCTTCCAGCTCCCTGGATTGCTGAACTTTGGGGAGTTCAAG tgctctgaCTCTGATAAAAAATGCCACCTCTGGACAGCTGTGGACTTGGGGTTCTTCATCGTGATGGGGGTCATTGGGGGCCTCCTCGGAGCCACTTTCAACTGCCTGAACAGGAGGCTCGCAAAGTACCGCATGCGCAACGTGCATCCGAAACCTAAGTTTGTCAG AGTCCTAGAGAGCCTGTTGGTGTCACTGGTGACCACGGTTGTGGTGTTCGGGGCTTCGATGATCCTGGGAGAATGTCGGCAGATGTCGTCTGCAAGTCCGAGTGGTAATAGCTCCTTCCACCCACAG AACCCTTCAGAAGATGTGAATTCGAGCATCAAGACCTTTTTTTGTCCCAACGAAACCTACAATGATATGGCTACCCTTTTCTTCAATCCCCAAGAGGCTGCGATACTGCAGCTTTTCCACCAAGACA GTACTTTCAGCCCCATCACACTGGCCTTGTTCTTTGTCCTCTATTTCTTACTCTCCTGCTGGACCTATGGCATTTCTGTGCCCAGCGGCCTGTTTGTCCCCTCGCTGCTCTGTGGAGCTGCTTTTGGTCGCTTGGTTGCCAACATCCTCAAAAG CTACGTCGGGCTGGACCACCTGTACTCGGGGACGTTTGCCCTGATTGGAGCTGCGGCGTTTCTGGGCGGGGTGGTCCGCATGACCATCAGCCTCACCGTCATCCTGATTGAGTCCACCAATGAGATCACATACGGGCTCCCCATCATGATCACCCTGATG GTGGCCAAATGGACGGGAGACTTTTTCAACAAGGGTATTTATGACATCCACGTGGGCCTGCGGGGCGTGCCTCTTCTGGACTGGGAGACCGAGGTGGAGATGGACAA GCTGAGAGCCGGAGACATCATGGAACCAAACCTGACCTACGTCTACCCGCATACCCGGATCCAGTCCCTGGTCAGCATCCTGCGGACCACGGTGCACCATGCGTTTCCTGTAGTGACCGAGAATCGGGGGAATGAGAAGGAGTTTATGAAAGGAAACCAGCTCATTAGTAACAACATTAAATTCAAG AAATCGAGCATCCTGACCCGAGCGGGCGAGCAACGGAAGCGGAGCCAGTCCATGAAGTCCTACCCATCGAGCGAGCTCCGCAACGTGTGTGACGAGCATGTAGCCACCGAAGAGCTGGCCGAGAAGGAAGACCTGCTGCAACAGATGTTAGAGAGACG ATACACGCCGTACCCCAACCTGTACCCAGACCAGTCCCCCAGTGAAGACTGGACCATGGAGGAGCGCTTCCGCCCTTTGACTTTTCACGGCCTCATCCTGCGATCCCAGCTGGTCACCTTGCTGGTCCGAGGCGTCTGTTACGCTGAAAGCCAGTCG AGTGCTAGCCAGCCTCGCCTTTCATATGCGGAGATGGCTGAAGATTACCCCCGATATCCTGACATCCATGACCTGGACTTGACACTGCTGAACCCTCGTATGATTGTG GACGTGACTCCTTACATGAACCCCTCACCCTTCACCGTCTCCCCCAACACTCACGTCTCACAAGTCTTCAACCTGTTCAGAACCATGGGCCTCCGACACTTACCTGTGGTGAACGCAGTAGGAGAG ATTGTTGGGATAATTACCCGGCACAACCTGACCCGTGAGTTTCTCCAGAGCAGACTAAGGCAGCACTACCACACCATCTGA